One stretch of Bombus terrestris chromosome 5, iyBomTerr1.2, whole genome shotgun sequence DNA includes these proteins:
- the LOC100650149 gene encoding chitinase-3-like protein 2 — protein MVNQIPVPQAKYELLTDVRQPRWRTQVLCLALVSLILGVLFVTRAWLGIVILRSPGAKALDTETLTDDAKIATWLRRARMYAESTKENQNADRNNSISSPQHNNTNSSGQIIVCYYTISSDLNTFWELSPSHIDPDLCTHIIVGFAGVVNCSLDLGSNSSIYEEVIALKKLQPQLRVMISAGGSNELHLGFSEMVKNHANRKRFIRSVLNVTKTFGFDGLDLDWEFPAWLGADEREKLHFVQLLEELRREFYRATKTLILSVAVAAPQAIVDQSYMVAEMAKYVDFVNLMSYDYHFYVWYYPITGLNAPLFSHAAESGYLSTLNVNYSVHYWLSKGMPREKLIVGIPTYGHNYRLDNPQNHDLLAPANGFGELGKMGFVSYPTVCEFLQNGAKSVFEHESKVPYAYKDREWISYDDVKSVCNKAEWIRANNFGGAMILSLNVDDWNNTCKFNESFPLTRTVSKILRYQVD, from the exons ACCACGTTGGAGAACGCAAGTTCTGTGCTTGGCATTAGTATCTTTGATACTTGGAGTTCTTTTCGTGACACGCGCGTGGTTGGGAATTGTTATCCTTCGCTCTCCAGGAGCGAAGGCACTCGATACAGAAACACTAACAGACGATGCCAAGATTGCTACGTGGTTACGTCGGGCTCGGATGTACGCCGAGTCGACGAAGGAGAACCAGAATGCGGACAGGAACAACAGCATCAGTTCGCCACAACACAACAACACCAATTCCTCAGG GCAAATCATTGTCTGTTATTACACCATATCGAGCGACCTGAACACGTTCTGGGAGCTCAGTCCGTCGCACATTGACCCTGATCTTTGTACGCATATTATCGTGGGTTTTGCGGGCGTGGTGAACTGCAGCTTAGATTTGGGCAGTAATTCATCAATCTACGAGGAAGTTATCGCCTTGAAGAAATTACAACCTCAATTAAGGGTCATGATCAGTGCTGGCGGCAGTAATGAGCTCCACTTAGGTTTTTCAGAAATGGTAAAAAATCATGCAAATAGAAAAAG atttatacGGTCCGTTTTAAATGTGACAAAGACATTTGGTTTCGATGGACTCGACTTAGATTGGGAATTTCCTGCATGGCTTGGAGCTGATGAACGGGAAAAACTCCATTTCGTACAATTATTAGAGGAATTACGAAGAGAATTTTACCGCGCTACAAAAACGTTGATTCTTTCTGTTGCAGTAGCTGCTCCACAAGCTATTGTTGATCAAAGCTATATGGTTGCAGAAATGGCAAA gTATGTAGATTTTGTGAACTTGATGTCATATGACTACCATTTTTATGTATGGTACTATCCAATTACCGGACTCAATGCACCGCTTTTCTCACATGCTGCTGAATCCGGTTATCTTTCCACTCTAAATGTTAATTATTCGGTTCATTATTGGCTTTCGAAAGGGATGCCAAGAGAAAAGTTAATTGTTGGTATTCCTACTTATGGCCACAACTATAGACTGGATAATCCGCAGAATCATGATTTACTCGCACCAGCAAATGGTTTTGGAGAATTGGGGAAGATGGGTTTCGTTTCTTATCCTACAGTTTGCGAGTTCCTTCAGAACGGCGCAAAGAGCGTTTTCGAACATGAAAGCAAGGTTCCCTATGCCTATAAAGACAGAGAATGGATCTCATATGATGATGTTAAAAGTGTTTGCAATAAG GCTGAATGGATCCGTGCGAATAATTTTGGAGGAGCAATGATATTATCCTTAAATGTTGATGATTGGAATAATACATGTAAATTCAATGAAAGCTTTCCTTTAACTCGTACTGTTAGCAAGATTCTCAGGTATCAAGTCGATTAA